In Aedes albopictus strain Foshan chromosome 3, AalbF5, whole genome shotgun sequence, the genomic window GATGGACAAACAATATTCGGATCGGTCCAGGATTGAATCggaccatttttgaaaaattgaaacaGAAAGCAAACAACCTTTCTGAAAAGGATCGCGTGGTAATCATTGCTATGGATGGCATGAAAATCAAATCTAGTCTCTGTTACACCGCAAAAAATGATACTTTCCACGGATTTCCAGATACGGGGGCcaaaattaaagttgaaaaaaatagcCCTCAACGTTTAGCTAGCGAAGCAGTTACAGTCATGATGCGAGGAGTTTTCAGCAATCTCAAACAGGTAATTTGTGCATGATTCTAAATTAAGCATTATTAAATGTATTATAATAATTCTAGGGACTGGGATATTTTCTAACACAGAACACCCTCGGCAGTGAACAACAACTGGAGATAGTTAAAGCAGTCATTAGACGTGTAAGAGAGGCAGGTTTCTTTCCCAAAGTCTTAGCCATGGACCAATTTGCGACTAACATCAAGATGGCAAAGGAAGCAGGAGCAAGAAGCGAGACCCCATACTTCTCCGTGGACGGCGAAAGGGTCTATGTGATGTGGGATTCGCCACATCTCATGAAAAACGCACGTAATATGCTGAAAAAGTGCAATGCTGTTTTTGATGGTCAAATTGCTAGCTTTGACGACATCGAACAGCTTTATGCGGTGGATTCAGTATCCAATCCCAGATTGGCACCAAGACTGACAGAGAAGCATATTATATTGCCTCCCTTTTCTCCTATGAATGTATCCATGGCGGCACGAACACTCAGCGAGTCAGTGGCAGCTACGCTCCGATACTACTCGGATTCGGGAGAGCTTCCGCAGCGGGCCAAAGAGACAGCCAACTTTGTAGCCATGATTGATAAGCTATTTGATACGTTTAATACGCGGCAGAAACGTTGTGTTTCAAAGGTACGTTTTCTTACTTACTTTGTTGAGAATCGATAAAAGATCTTGATTTACAGGTATATAAGTCAGCCATCGAGCAAAATTCGTGTCACTGGGAATTGCTGGAGTCAGTGAAATGTACACTTAATAAGATGTACTTCACTGATAAAACGTGTGTCGATATTTCAAAGGTGATTACTAAATATTTCTTTATgaatcgtccataaattacgtcgtaCAAAAGTTGAGAGTTTTTGATATATCCATCACCCCACACTCCTCCCTTGTCAAACTTatgagcagtcctgcaaaatatcagtctcagtgcctgtttttcagccgaaaatgaatgactgcggcggtcgttttcagttcctcgatgtgagaactgacagagtccgagagctccattcgtgagcgacccaacaagatcaattcccaatcatccacacactactcatgctgaaaggccattcgtctcaagcggtggcttgtgagagtgagtgccctatacgttagcacgggtgaaaacactcaactacagaaaattgaatggaaatttagccctgtcagatctcgctttcagcacgctgcgtgcgagtgtgagtacctatttcatttcgctcccgtgttgctgatcgg contains:
- the LOC134284106 gene encoding uncharacterized protein LOC134284106, with the protein product MIKSSKALCLPSKRSVKRWTNNIRIGPGLNRTIFEKLKQKANNLSEKDRVVIIAMDGMKIKSSLCYTAKNDTFHGFPDTGAKIKVEKNSPQRLASEAVTVMMRGVFSNLKQGLGYFLTQNTLGSEQQLEIVKAVIRRVREAGFFPKVLAMDQFATNIKMAKEAGARSETPYFSVDGERVYVMWDSPHLMKNARNMLKKCNAVFDGQIASFDDIEQLYAVDSVSNPRLAPRLTEKHIILPPFSPMNVSMAARTLSESVAATLRYYSDSGELPQRAKETANFVAMIDKLFDTFNTRQKRCVSKVRFLTYFVENR